The window GGCTGGAAGTGCTGGATGCCGCCGAAGCGCGTGTGGATCACGACCACGTCGCTCTTCTCCAGCGCCGCTTCGTCCATCTCGAATTCGCGGATAGAATTATAATGCATGCCGGGCTGCAATAGCGCTGCGCTGAACACAGGCCGCGATGAATTGGTCGCGGTGCACACGATGTCGCAGTTTTTTACCGCCGCCTCGGCACGGTCCACCGATTCCGTTGGAATCTCCGTCTCCCGTTGCATCTCCGCTGCGAATGCTTTCCGGTGTTCCGGATTCGGGCTAAAAATTTTAACGCGCTTGATCGGCCGCACGGCCGTCATGAAACGAAAATGCGCGCGCGCCTGTCCGCCCGAGCCGATGAGCCCGAGGATCTCCGAATTCTCCCGTGCCATGGCTTTTGCGCCCAGTGCGCTTGTCACTCCGACGCGCGTCTGCTGGACGAAGCCGTCCGGCATGATCGCCAGAAGCTCGCCGGTCTCAACGCTGAAAAGCTGAACCAGACCGAGAAATTGTCCTTTGCCCGCAAGCGGCAGCTTGTCCAAGCGCACGGAGTTGTTGACGCTCTTCTCGCGCACGATGTCGGAGGTGACGCGGAGCGCGAGGACGCCGAATTTTTTCACGCCGCCGTCCACGGACTTGAAGCTGTACGTCGTCTGCGCCGTGGAGTGCGACAGATAAGAGTGGCTCGTCGGCCGGTTAACGGCTCGGCTTTCAGCCAGCTCGCGGTAGGTCTCTTCCATGACAGCGAGGCAGTCTTTTACCGTGAGCGCCTGTTGAATCTCGTCGTTGTTTAAGATGAGCGTCATGAAAACATCTGTTATCGGAACACATATCAAAAGTCCACCGATGGTTGACGAAGAATCTTCCGTTCGATAGGCTCCAAAAAAGATTCGAGGAGGTCGGATGATCACTGTCGAAGGGGAAAAGATCGAAGTCATCGACGCGCACTCGCACATGGGAGCGAGGAAGAAACTCGCCATCCACCAGATTCCGCCGATCATGAAGTTCATGGCCGAGGACATGCTGAGCTCGATGGACGGCGCCGGTGTGGACGGCGTCGTCACGTTCGCCATCGGCATTGGCGAGCCGTCGGATTATCGAGAGACCAATCAGTACATCGCAGATCAGATGAAGAAGCACGCCGGAAGAATTCACGGCTTTATGCGCTTGAGCCCGGGGTTGGGCGCCAAGGATACGCTCAAAGTGTTGGAGGAAGGCGTCAAGCTCGGCCTCAAAGGCATCAAGATTCATCCGCTGATCGAAAACTGTCCCGCCAACGATAAAGAGAAAGTCTATCCGCTTATGGAAGCCGCCCAGCACCACGGCCTCACGGTTCTCTTTCACTGCGGTCTCGGCGAGAACGCGAGCCCGCAGCGGATCGGCGAGATCGCGCGAGATTTCCGCAAGCTCCCGATCATCATGGGCCACTCTGGGCTCGTGGAAGGTGTGAGGCAGGTGGTCGAGATCGCAAAAAAGTACGACAACGTCCACATGGACAGCTCGGGCGTCGGCTGGCTGCCGTTTTTCTGCGAGGCGATCGCATGGGCCGGTCCCGACCGCGTGATGTACGGCTCAGATCATCCGTTCAACCCGATGGAGTGGGAGATCGAGAAGATCGTCAAGCACGCGCAGCGCCATCTGAAGCTTAAGATCGAAGATCTCCGCTTGATAATGTCTGGGAATATCAAGAGGCTGCTGAAGATAA of the Candidatus Binatia bacterium genome contains:
- a CDS encoding amidohydrolase family protein, whose product is MITVEGEKIEVIDAHSHMGARKKLAIHQIPPIMKFMAEDMLSSMDGAGVDGVVTFAIGIGEPSDYRETNQYIADQMKKHAGRIHGFMRLSPGLGAKDTLKVLEEGVKLGLKGIKIHPLIENCPANDKEKVYPLMEAAQHHGLTVLFHCGLGENASPQRIGEIARDFRKLPIIMGHSGLVEGVRQVVEIAKKYDNVHMDSSGVGWLPFFCEAIAWAGPDRVMYGSDHPFNPMEWEIEKIVKHAQRHLKLKIEDLRLIMSGNIKRLLKIS
- a CDS encoding ornithine cyclodeaminase family protein — translated: MTLILNNDEIQQALTVKDCLAVMEETYRELAESRAVNRPTSHSYLSHSTAQTTYSFKSVDGGVKKFGVLALRVTSDIVREKSVNNSVRLDKLPLAGKGQFLGLVQLFSVETGELLAIMPDGFVQQTRVGVTSALGAKAMARENSEILGLIGSGGQARAHFRFMTAVRPIKRVKIFSPNPEHRKAFAAEMQRETEIPTESVDRAEAAVKNCDIVCTATNSSRPVFSAALLQPGMHYNSIREFEMDEAALEKSDVVVIHTRFGGIQHFQPPGIDKDLPAVRREKPRDWSRYPEIQDLLVGKTPGRKNDKQITFFLNNVGTGVQFAAMGYCAYRACKEKGLGKEIPTDWFLQDIKP